A stretch of the Janthinobacterium sp. B9-8 genome encodes the following:
- a CDS encoding acetate/propionate family kinase, producing the protein MTKAILVLNAGSSSLKFSLFEYEAASDLHLMTKGQVEGIGTAPHFVAKDHHNQILADQPLPESNQSIGHSEGLHAIATLLRDQYPDLKLLGVGHRVVHGGAHYAAPLRLTPGTIGALEGLTPLAPLHQPHNLAAIRAVAEARPDLPQVACFDTAFHRSQEQINQLFGLPYNCYERGIRRYGFHGLSYEYVSSVLKQQEPEVAAGKVVIAHLGNGASMCAVQNSKSVASSMGFTALDGLMMGTRTGNLDAGVVLYLLQQEQLSVQQVEELLYKRSGLLGLSGISSDMRVLLDSHEPQAALAVDYFVHRISRELGSLAASMNGLDALVFTAGIGENSAIIRQRVCEQAQWLGIEIDPHANAANEFCISAIDSPTTVWLIPSNEELMIARHTRTQLGL; encoded by the coding sequence ATGACCAAGGCCATTCTGGTTCTGAACGCAGGCTCATCCAGCCTTAAGTTTTCTTTGTTTGAATATGAAGCAGCGAGTGATTTGCATCTTATGACCAAAGGGCAAGTTGAAGGCATAGGCACCGCGCCGCACTTTGTAGCCAAAGATCATCATAATCAGATTTTGGCCGATCAGCCTTTACCTGAAAGCAATCAAAGCATCGGCCATAGCGAGGGCCTGCACGCCATCGCCACCCTGCTACGTGACCAATATCCTGATCTTAAATTACTCGGTGTTGGCCATCGTGTGGTGCACGGCGGTGCGCACTATGCCGCACCACTCCGGCTTACCCCTGGCACGATAGGCGCACTCGAAGGGCTAACGCCCTTGGCCCCGCTGCATCAACCGCATAATCTGGCCGCTATTCGTGCCGTAGCAGAAGCACGGCCAGACTTGCCTCAGGTCGCCTGCTTTGATACGGCGTTTCATCGCAGCCAAGAGCAGATCAACCAATTATTTGGCCTGCCCTATAACTGCTATGAGCGTGGCATCCGCCGCTATGGCTTTCATGGCCTGTCTTATGAATACGTGTCTTCCGTGCTCAAGCAGCAAGAGCCTGAAGTGGCTGCAGGCAAAGTCGTGATCGCCCACTTAGGCAACGGGGCCAGCATGTGCGCCGTGCAAAATAGTAAAAGCGTGGCAAGCAGCATGGGGTTTACAGCATTAGATGGCCTGATGATGGGCACGCGCACCGGCAATCTGGATGCAGGTGTCGTCTTATATTTACTACAGCAGGAGCAACTTAGCGTTCAGCAAGTAGAAGAGCTACTTTATAAACGCTCCGGCCTACTTGGGCTATCGGGCATTAGCAGCGATATGCGCGTTTTACTCGATAGCCATGAACCGCAAGCCGCACTGGCCGTTGATTATTTCGTACATCGCATCAGCAGGGAACTAGGCTCGCTCGCCGCCAGCATGAATGGCTTGGATGCACTGGTTTTTACCGCAGGCATAGGCGAAAACAGCGCCATTATCCGCCAGCGAGTGTGTGAGCAAGCACAGTGGTTAGGCATCGAGATTGATCCCCATGCCAATGCCGCAAATGAATTCTGTATCAGTGCCATAGATAGCCCCACCACCGTATGGTTGATTCCAAGCAATGAGGAACTCATGATTGCACGCCATACTCGTACCCAACTCGGCTTGTGA